In Nostoc sp. UHCC 0926, a single genomic region encodes these proteins:
- a CDS encoding TolC family protein, with protein MKGQQLFYSFLPGVTAAVLTTQPVWAGTAKLTEVHLVSSPGVLTSTYGQDSVVDIMNTQLSNGADVSTPTQVPAFGFTKLSMKPLSNNSIPVFTVGNTVVPIKQLLKKDEGRFFSLTPTSNPSQQLDVSRPAANNQKQSNSSAYGHKSKRIVVPNYTSKSPSVQKEILSLSSTQQPVVQKINTVTQLQTFLQTSATGVGAAKLLSAQRCPQELGKSKTDSLTNLLLASSTCLQKVAQSNTPIPTDSTPTPTVPETVAPVPGGSVLPPIVPTTVIPAPGGSVQPPTVPRTVTPVPSGPVQIPDNLIPSSNPLQFPTKPEEVTFQGNQPITLAQALELARRNNRDLQVSQLELERNKAALREAQAALLPTLGISTDITRSQSASSQLSSKLQEQQTGISSPDQPSTSFSGQAQLSYNLYTSGRVQAQIRAAEEQVRFYELAVETQFETIRLNVATDYYNLQQADEQVRIAQSAVQNSEASLRDAEALEQAGVGTRFDVLRSQVNLANAQQDLTNARSQQAIARRQLATRISLPQAINISAADPVQLAGLWNPTLEQSIVLAYQNRPELQQQLAQRNTSEQQRRQALAELGPQVSLIASYNLLDQFNDNVSVTDGYSLGVQATLNLYDGGAARARADQSKANIAIAETQFAEQRNQIRFQVEQAYSTQQSSLENVQTANTALEQAREALRLARLRFQAGVGTQTDVINSENDLTQAEGNRVRAILDYNRALAQLQRSVTLRALR; from the coding sequence GTGAAAGGACAGCAATTATTCTATAGCTTCTTGCCTGGTGTGACGGCAGCGGTCTTAACAACTCAGCCTGTTTGGGCTGGTACTGCGAAACTAACTGAGGTACATCTGGTGTCTTCTCCTGGTGTTTTGACTTCTACTTATGGTCAAGACTCGGTTGTGGACATCATGAATACCCAACTGTCTAACGGTGCAGATGTTAGTACTCCAACCCAAGTACCTGCTTTTGGTTTCACTAAACTTAGCATGAAGCCTTTAAGTAATAACAGTATTCCAGTGTTCACGGTTGGAAATACTGTTGTGCCAATAAAACAACTACTTAAGAAAGATGAAGGTAGATTTTTCAGTTTGACACCTACCTCTAATCCTTCGCAACAGCTTGATGTCAGTCGTCCTGCTGCAAATAATCAAAAACAGAGTAATTCAAGCGCTTATGGGCATAAATCAAAGAGGATAGTAGTTCCCAACTACACTTCAAAGTCCCCTTCTGTCCAAAAAGAAATTTTGTCCCTGTCTTCTACACAGCAGCCAGTGGTTCAAAAGATAAATACTGTTACTCAGTTGCAGACATTTTTACAAACTTCAGCTACAGGTGTAGGAGCAGCAAAACTGCTGTCAGCGCAGAGGTGTCCACAGGAGTTGGGAAAAAGTAAGACTGACTCGTTGACTAATTTGCTACTGGCCTCAAGCACCTGCTTACAAAAAGTGGCTCAGAGTAATACTCCGATTCCGACAGATTCGACGCCAACTCCCACTGTGCCAGAAACCGTAGCTCCTGTACCAGGGGGTTCAGTGCTACCTCCCATTGTGCCGACAACCGTAATTCCTGCACCAGGGGGTTCAGTGCAACCTCCAACTGTACCGAGAACTGTAACTCCTGTGCCATCAGGGCCGGTGCAAATTCCCGATAACCTGATTCCTAGCTCAAATCCTCTGCAATTTCCCACCAAACCAGAGGAAGTGACATTTCAGGGAAATCAGCCGATTACTTTGGCACAGGCTCTGGAGCTAGCACGTCGTAATAATCGGGATTTACAGGTATCCCAATTGGAGCTAGAACGCAATAAAGCGGCTCTACGCGAGGCGCAAGCTGCTTTATTGCCCACTCTGGGAATTAGCACTGATATTACTCGTAGTCAGTCTGCTAGTAGTCAGCTCTCGTCGAAACTCCAAGAACAACAGACGGGTATATCGTCCCCAGATCAACCCAGTACATCTTTTTCTGGCCAAGCACAACTGTCATATAACCTTTATACTTCTGGGAGAGTGCAAGCACAAATCAGAGCGGCTGAAGAACAGGTACGTTTCTATGAGTTGGCTGTAGAAACTCAGTTTGAGACAATCCGTTTGAATGTTGCCACTGACTACTACAATCTGCAACAAGCGGATGAACAAGTACGTATTGCCCAGTCAGCTGTGCAGAACTCCGAAGCTAGTTTGCGTGATGCAGAAGCTTTAGAGCAAGCTGGGGTTGGTACTCGCTTCGATGTGCTACGCTCTCAGGTGAATTTAGCAAATGCCCAACAAGATTTGACTAATGCTAGATCGCAGCAGGCAATTGCCCGTCGTCAATTAGCAACTCGGATAAGTTTGCCGCAGGCGATAAATATTAGTGCAGCCGATCCTGTACAGTTAGCTGGTCTTTGGAACCCAACGCTAGAACAAAGTATTGTGCTGGCTTATCAAAATCGTCCGGAACTGCAACAGCAGCTAGCACAACGCAATACCAGTGAGCAACAGCGTAGGCAGGCCCTTGCAGAACTGGGTCCTCAAGTTAGTTTGATCGCCAGCTACAACCTGCTAGATCAGTTCAATGATAATGTCAGTGTTACTGATGGTTATTCATTGGGAGTTCAGGCAACCCTAAATTTGTATGATGGAGGAGCAGCAAGAGCAAGGGCAGATCAGTCAAAAGCTAATATTGCGATCGCAGAAACTCAATTTGCTGAACAGCGTAACCAAATTCGCTTTCAGGTAGAACAAGCCTATTCTACCCAGCAATCTAGTTTGGAAAATGTTCAAACCGCTAATACCGCTTTAGAACAAGCTAGAGAAGCTCTACGTTTAGCGCGTTTGCGATTCCAAGCTGGTGTAGGTACTCAAACTGATGTGATTAACTCTGAAAACGACCTCACACAAGCTGAAGGTAATCGAGTCAGAGCAATTTTAGATTACAACCGCGCTTTAGCTCAGTTACAACGGTCTGTTACTCTCAGAGCACTACGCTAA
- the kaiB gene encoding circadian clock protein KaiB: MNKAKKNYVLKLYVAGNTPNSVRALKTLKDILEQEFEGVYALKVIDVLKSPQLAEEDKILATPTLSKILPPPVRKIIGDLSDRERVLIGLDLLYEELSEEDFEE; the protein is encoded by the coding sequence ATGAATAAAGCCAAAAAAAACTACGTTCTCAAGCTTTACGTAGCAGGTAACACCCCTAATTCAGTCCGGGCATTAAAAACACTTAAAGATATTTTAGAACAGGAGTTTGAAGGTGTTTATGCTTTAAAAGTGATCGATGTACTGAAAAGCCCACAACTGGCGGAAGAAGATAAAATATTGGCGACGCCGACATTATCTAAAATTTTGCCTCCACCCGTTCGCAAAATTATCGGGGATCTTTCCGATAGAGAAAGAGTATTGATTGGATTAGATTTGCTCTATGAAGAACTGAGTGAAGAAGATTTTGAAGAGTAA
- a CDS encoding KaiA family protein: MLLPILILQPDVNKCLNNPVDLDNQKGLSRWVWKFIDEIIAQFYYLPIVATTSGKINYLPNWLQPNPNKAYADKYVYVFASHTQKSQQHFQEMTPAERQGLLRQLKSDYSLILINYFTTDKTLKDKIDKFINFIFYANIPVPQIIEIHMEVIEEFSNQLKLEGRSNETLLDYRLTLIEILAHLCEVYRSSISK; encoded by the coding sequence ATGTTATTACCGATATTAATTCTGCAACCTGATGTTAATAAATGTTTAAATAATCCAGTTGACTTAGACAACCAAAAAGGTTTGAGCAGGTGGGTGTGGAAATTTATTGACGAGATTATTGCCCAATTTTACTACCTACCTATTGTTGCAACTACCTCTGGAAAAATCAACTATTTACCAAATTGGCTGCAACCAAATCCAAATAAGGCATACGCTGACAAGTACGTCTATGTATTTGCCAGCCACACCCAAAAAAGCCAACAGCATTTTCAGGAGATGACTCCAGCAGAACGGCAAGGATTATTAAGACAGCTTAAGTCAGATTACAGCTTAATTCTTATAAATTATTTTACCACAGACAAAACACTCAAGGATAAAATTGATAAATTTATCAATTTTATATTTTATGCTAATATTCCTGTGCCACAAATCATCGAAATTCACATGGAGGTAATTGAAGAATTTTCTAATCAGCTAAAATTAGAAGGAAGGAGCAATGAAACGTTACTTGATTACCGCCTGACGTTGATAGAGATCCTGGCTCACCTGTGCGAAGTCTATAGGAGTTCGATTTCTAAATAA
- the kaiC gene encoding circadian clock protein KaiC, whose amino-acid sequence MSENEQLEPKQPPRIRGIEKIRTMIEGFDDITHGGLPIGRTTLISGTSGTGKTLFSLQFLYNGITYFDEAGVFVTFEESPSDIIKNAHVFGWNLPRLIEEGKLFILDASPDPEGQDIVGNFDLSALIERLQYAIRKYKAKRVSIDSITAVFQQYEAMGVVRREIFRLVARLKLLSVTTVITTERSEEYGPVASFGVEEFVSDNVAIVRNALEGERRRRTIEILKLRGTTHMKGEYPFTITNEGVNIFPLGAMRLTQRSSNVRVSSGVKTLDEMCGGGFFKDSIILATGATGTGKTLLVSKFIQDGCLNGEQAILFAYEESRAQLSRNASSWGIDFEELEDQGLLKIICTYPESTGLEDHLQIIKSEIAVFKPARIAIDSLSALARGVSNNAFRQFVIGVTGYAKQEEITGFFTNTTDQFLGAHSITDSHISTITDTIIMLQYVEIRGEMSRAINVFKMRGSWHDKGIREYNITADGPDIKDSFRNYERIISGAPTRVSIDEKAELSRIVKRFEDKQSSEP is encoded by the coding sequence ATGAGTGAAAACGAGCAACTAGAACCAAAGCAACCACCGAGAATTAGGGGTATAGAAAAAATTCGCACGATGATCGAAGGGTTTGACGATATTACTCATGGTGGTTTACCAATTGGTAGAACTACCTTGATTAGCGGCACATCCGGCACAGGCAAAACTTTATTCTCTCTTCAGTTTCTCTATAACGGTATCACCTACTTTGATGAAGCAGGAGTATTTGTTACCTTTGAAGAATCACCCAGTGATATTATTAAAAATGCCCATGTTTTTGGTTGGAACTTGCCACGCTTAATCGAAGAAGGCAAGTTGTTTATTCTTGATGCATCTCCCGATCCAGAAGGTCAAGATATCGTTGGTAATTTTGACCTTTCTGCACTAATTGAGCGCCTGCAATATGCCATCCGCAAATACAAAGCTAAACGAGTTTCAATCGATTCAATAACAGCGGTATTTCAGCAGTATGAAGCGATGGGAGTAGTGCGACGCGAGATTTTTCGCCTGGTAGCACGTCTCAAACTACTAAGTGTCACCACTGTGATTACTACTGAACGTAGTGAAGAATATGGCCCCGTTGCCTCTTTTGGTGTGGAAGAATTTGTTTCCGATAATGTAGCAATTGTTCGCAACGCTTTAGAAGGAGAACGCCGCCGTCGCACAATTGAAATTCTCAAGTTGCGCGGCACAACTCATATGAAAGGCGAATATCCTTTCACGATTACTAATGAAGGAGTTAACATCTTCCCACTGGGAGCAATGCGTTTAACTCAACGGTCTTCTAATGTCAGGGTATCTTCTGGTGTCAAAACTTTAGATGAAATGTGCGGTGGTGGTTTCTTTAAAGATTCAATTATTTTGGCAACAGGAGCTACAGGTACTGGCAAAACCCTCTTAGTCAGTAAGTTTATTCAAGATGGCTGCCTCAATGGAGAACAGGCAATATTATTTGCTTATGAAGAATCACGCGCCCAACTATCTCGCAATGCTTCCTCTTGGGGAATTGATTTTGAAGAATTAGAGGATCAAGGTTTACTCAAAATAATCTGTACTTATCCTGAATCAACTGGTTTAGAAGACCACTTACAAATTATTAAATCCGAAATTGCTGTCTTCAAACCAGCTCGCATCGCCATTGATTCCCTATCAGCACTAGCTAGAGGAGTGAGCAATAATGCATTTCGGCAGTTTGTGATTGGTGTGACGGGTTATGCTAAACAAGAAGAAATTACTGGTTTCTTTACCAACACAACTGACCAATTTCTGGGAGCGCATTCGATTACTGACTCTCATATCTCCACGATTACCGACACAATTATCATGTTACAGTACGTAGAAATTCGCGGAGAAATGTCGCGGGCAATTAACGTGTTCAAGATGAGAGGGTCTTGGCATGATAAGGGCATTCGTGAGTATAATATCACTGCTGATGGTCCCGATATTAAAGATTCTTTCCGGAACTACGAACGGATTATCAGCGGTGCTCCTACTCGCGTTAGTATCGATGAAAAGGCGGAACTTTCTCGCATTGTTAAACGTTTTGAAGACAAACAGAGTTCCGAACCCTGA
- a CDS encoding GNAT family N-acetyltransferase produces MGCLANDSYADSTLIGDLGFIDKPDQTGTGEIGYEVLSAYRQQGFAFEAAEALVDFAFTRRELERIIAHSPDNHLPRFAFWKN; encoded by the coding sequence TTGGGGTGTCTGGCTAATGATTCATATGCCGATTCTACTTTAATTGGCGATTTGGGTTTTATTGACAAACCCGATCAAACAGGAACTGGAGAAATCGGTTATGAAGTCCTATCAGCTTATCGCCAGCAGGGATTTGCTTTTGAGGCAGCAGAAGCACTGGTCGATTTTGCCTTTACTCGGCGAGAACTTGAGAGAATTATCGCTCATTCTCCAGACAATCATCTGCCTCGATTCGCATTCTGGAAAAATTAG
- a CDS encoding ATP-binding protein, whose amino-acid sequence MLMLDYPLYDFQATVPTCPQTSSLAVVLEIFEQEQCDRLVVVNQQQRPIGLLYSARLIQILLAHSDDKNLNLHQSLSTWGQGLIEPIQTILGSEPVEQLSLRLGYQQAEKHQNLNWALIDSDGRYLGLLDSSRLLRLLAKERIAGSLSSGIQRSSGEHRHEYDASVQTPNEPKSLGHQPLVQLLERLPWPLMLQTGTGEVVARNPAWWQQLGVLKDPEGVRQQVEAILVPKPSEKPEYVTQRAITVHPNSRENEHDGAEEPAQQEASADAVYSRCYLDSQVGTCTCVVEVQNGQERIWQFAKIPLDSPEFKVMSAGSEVALSNDLWLVLATDVTEQQQLCKELAAKNADLIQLNRLKDEFLACISHELKTPLTAVLGLSRLLVDQQLGELNERQARYAGLIHQSGRHLMSVVNDILDLTRMETGQMDLTLTPVKIQAVCDRALSEAKAIHTQPSKATSQTQQNARSSASQFSLSIELGLDQIVADELRLRQMLVHLLSNAFKFTEISGEIGLRVSRWEGWIAFTIWDTGIGIPEHQQHLIFQKFQQLENPLTRQFEGTGLGLVLTRALARLHGGDVSFLSREGKGSQFTLLLPPSPPKTGFSEPDVGIKEDEQTQHQKTRENPVADRQHVSTPTQHHPASSQRLVLVVEAVARYIEDLTEKLKGLGYRVVIARSGTEAVEKARRLQPIAIFLNPLLPLLSGWDVLTLLKSDSATRHISVIVTATAAEKEQAFANRADGFLSLPVEHQVLAPVLEKLCAAQAVLQLGLDNSAIIPTKTPLRILRLVNPHLESVNPHPSLREHRVIEVDDLDQAELLARVWQFDVILLDVESTTAQIYLQQLIGHPRLAAIPLVTCDVATTLIASKIPGLSVFPYLTPFPKDKSSRTEKTDALLSVLQIASGICCPANILVVDLTMLRDFPQGRRKQVKGYQTEKNCSISSETAKRGSEWFQALIQYLQTAGFKAAISPCWAEVLQQIRHQSVDLLLICLGESAIHKDVLKALKTLGDSPDKLPPILVLNQRLNRPETISQPGVAYEKIDKQKKNGLESIETVVGAIATQILPRSISMEDLLNQINQALAVNGYNHKC is encoded by the coding sequence ATGTTAATGCTAGATTACCCGCTTTATGACTTTCAGGCAACCGTACCTACCTGCCCCCAAACAAGTTCTCTGGCAGTGGTGCTGGAGATTTTTGAGCAAGAGCAGTGCGATCGCTTGGTAGTAGTGAATCAACAGCAACGCCCCATAGGATTGCTGTATTCTGCCCGTTTAATCCAAATATTATTAGCACATAGTGACGATAAAAATCTAAATTTACACCAATCACTCTCTACCTGGGGTCAAGGTCTAATTGAGCCAATACAGACAATATTAGGTTCTGAGCCTGTAGAGCAATTGAGCTTGCGCTTGGGTTATCAACAAGCCGAAAAACACCAGAACTTAAATTGGGCATTGATTGACTCTGATGGTCGATATTTGGGACTGCTGGATAGTTCACGTCTATTGCGATTGTTGGCTAAGGAACGCATAGCTGGGTCACTAAGCTCAGGCATCCAGAGGTCGTCTGGTGAGCATCGCCATGAGTATGATGCTAGTGTGCAGACACCAAATGAACCCAAATCATTGGGACACCAGCCACTGGTACAGTTGCTCGAAAGACTGCCTTGGCCTTTGATGTTGCAAACGGGTACTGGCGAGGTGGTAGCACGAAATCCCGCCTGGTGGCAGCAATTAGGAGTCTTGAAAGATCCAGAAGGAGTTAGGCAACAGGTGGAGGCAATACTTGTGCCGAAGCCCTCCGAAAAACCCGAATATGTCACTCAACGAGCAATCACGGTTCATCCCAATAGTAGGGAGAATGAGCATGATGGTGCAGAGGAACCGGCCCAGCAAGAAGCATCAGCAGATGCTGTATACAGTCGCTGCTATTTGGATAGTCAGGTGGGTACTTGTACCTGCGTTGTCGAAGTGCAAAATGGTCAGGAGCGAATCTGGCAGTTTGCCAAAATTCCATTAGATAGTCCTGAGTTTAAAGTCATGAGTGCAGGGTCAGAGGTTGCACTCAGCAATGATTTGTGGTTGGTTTTAGCTACTGATGTGACTGAGCAACAACAGCTTTGCAAAGAACTGGCAGCAAAGAATGCTGATTTAATTCAACTAAATCGGTTGAAAGATGAGTTTTTAGCTTGTATTAGTCATGAACTCAAAACTCCCCTAACTGCCGTTCTGGGATTATCGCGGTTGCTTGTAGATCAGCAGTTGGGAGAACTTAACGAGCGTCAAGCCCGTTATGCGGGACTGATTCATCAAAGCGGACGCCACTTGATGAGTGTGGTTAATGACATTTTAGATTTGACCCGCATGGAAACGGGACAAATGGATCTGACACTGACGCCAGTAAAAATTCAGGCTGTGTGCGATCGCGCCCTATCAGAAGCCAAAGCCATCCACACCCAACCTAGCAAAGCTACGTCCCAAACTCAACAAAATGCCCGTTCATCTGCTTCCCAATTCAGCTTATCCATTGAACTAGGCTTAGATCAGATAGTGGCAGATGAATTGCGCTTGCGCCAGATGCTAGTACACCTACTTTCCAACGCCTTTAAGTTCACCGAAATATCTGGTGAAATTGGACTGCGGGTGAGTCGTTGGGAAGGATGGATTGCTTTTACAATTTGGGACACAGGCATTGGCATTCCTGAACACCAGCAACACTTAATCTTTCAAAAATTTCAACAACTAGAAAATCCCCTCACCCGCCAATTTGAAGGCACTGGTTTGGGGCTGGTATTAACTCGGGCCCTGGCTCGCCTCCACGGAGGAGATGTCAGCTTCTTATCTCGTGAAGGTAAAGGTAGCCAGTTTACACTACTTCTGCCGCCCAGTCCGCCAAAAACAGGCTTTTCTGAGCCAGATGTGGGAATCAAAGAAGACGAACAGACGCAACACCAAAAGACACGGGAAAACCCTGTGGCAGATCGTCAGCATGTCAGTACGCCCACACAGCATCATCCCGCTAGTTCGCAACGGTTGGTCTTGGTAGTCGAGGCAGTAGCCCGATATATTGAAGACTTGACCGAAAAACTCAAAGGTTTAGGATATCGGGTAGTGATTGCGCGTTCGGGGACAGAAGCAGTCGAAAAAGCTCGGCGCTTGCAACCAATAGCGATATTTTTGAATCCGTTACTACCCCTGCTATCAGGCTGGGATGTGCTGACTTTACTGAAATCTGACAGCGCAACCCGTCATATATCTGTAATTGTGACAGCGACGGCAGCCGAAAAGGAGCAAGCATTTGCTAACCGAGCCGATGGTTTCTTAAGTTTGCCAGTAGAGCATCAGGTATTAGCACCAGTTCTAGAAAAATTATGTGCTGCACAAGCAGTTTTGCAGCTAGGGTTAGACAATAGCGCAATTATCCCAACTAAGACTCCACTGCGAATTCTCAGGTTGGTGAATCCCCATTTGGAATCGGTCAATCCCCACCCCTCACTTCGAGAACACCGGGTGATTGAAGTAGATGACCTAGATCAGGCAGAACTCTTGGCGCGGGTATGGCAGTTCGATGTAATTTTGCTAGATGTCGAAAGTACCACTGCCCAAATTTATCTGCAACAACTAATTGGGCATCCACGTTTGGCGGCTATACCACTGGTTACTTGCGATGTTGCAACCACACTAATAGCTTCTAAAATACCAGGGTTATCTGTATTTCCTTACTTAACACCATTTCCTAAAGACAAGAGCAGTCGCACTGAGAAAACAGATGCCTTACTATCAGTACTGCAAATTGCTTCTGGTATTTGCTGCCCTGCCAACATCTTGGTAGTGGATTTGACAATGCTGCGTGATTTTCCACAGGGAAGACGCAAGCAAGTTAAGGGTTATCAGACTGAAAAAAATTGCTCAATTAGTAGTGAAACTGCTAAACGGGGGTCTGAGTGGTTCCAAGCTTTAATTCAGTACCTACAAACAGCAGGCTTCAAAGCGGCGATAAGTCCCTGTTGGGCAGAAGTGTTACAACAAATTCGCCACCAAAGCGTTGACTTACTGCTAATTTGTTTAGGAGAATCCGCTATCCACAAAGACGTGCTAAAAGCACTGAAAACATTGGGAGATTCGCCTGACAAGTTACCACCAATTTTGGTACTCAATCAGCGATTAAATCGCCCAGAAACTATTTCCCAGCCTGGGGTAGCTTACGAGAAAATTGACAAGCAGAAGAAGAATGGTTTGGAATCTATAGAAACTGTTGTGGGTGCGATCGCTACCCAAATATTACCGCGATCGATATCAATGGAAGACCTCTTAAACCAAATCAATCAAGCTTTAGCTGTCAATGGTTACAATCACAAGTGTTAA